A window of Sinimarinibacterium sp. NLF-5-8 genomic DNA:
CTGGGCGTTACTTTGGCTTTTGATAAGAGCGACGCCCCGTCGTGATGGGTGGTTTTGCAGATTGTCGTGTGGGATGCGAATGATTTGGCGCAGAGCCCTCACAACCATTTGTGGGTGCAGCTTGAGCCGCGAATGATCGAGCGTCCAGCTTTCGCGGCTAAAACCGCGCCCACAAAACAATCGATGCTGGGAGCCTTCTGCAACCTCAAATCCTTTGCAGGAGCGGTGCCCTCGTTGCGATATAAACTTGAGCAATGACTTTATCTTTACCGCCCGAACACAGTGCCCGGCGTTATGCCCAGGCGTTGCTGTCCAGCCTTGGCAGCGCGCGCGCGCCGAGCGTGCCGCCGCAGCATCCGGCAGTCGCCGCCGCGCATTGCGGTTTGCTGGCGCTCAGCGGTGATGAAAACGCCGCGTCGCAGCTGTGTCCGGCGCCACTGGCAGCGGCGGCCGATGGCGTTTTGGCCGCGCTCAAGGCGCTGGCACCCGATCATCAACTGGCTGACGTGCGCGGCGCGCAACTGATCACCGAGCGCGCGGCGATTTTTGCCCATCAGCGGCGTGGGCGGGTGTCGGCTGGCGGCAGCTGCCGGGTGCTGGACTGCAAGGACGGCGCGATTGCGGTGAATCTGGCGCGCGACGACGACTGGGATTTGCTCCCCGCCTGGTTGCAGCGCGAGGTGCCCCAAAACTGGGAAGCCCTCACCCAGGCTGCGCGCGATTTCATCATGCATGACCTGGTTGAAGATGGCCGCTTGCTGGGTTTGGCGGTGGCGCCGGTAGTGCCGCCGCCGTCCAGACCGCCGCCGTGGTGCGCGGGTGCGCTGCCGCAAATCAAGGCAGAGCCGCGCGCGCGCGCGCCACGGGTGCTGGATTTGTCCTCGCTGTGGGCAGGGCCGCTGTGCAGCCATTTGCTGCTGCGCTGCGGCGCCGATGTGGTCAAGCTCGAATCGACCCAGCGCCCCGATGGTGCACGCCGAGGGCCGCCGGATTTTTTTGCGTTGATGAACGCGGGCAAGCGCAGCGTGGCGCTGGATTTTGCCAGTCGCCAAGGTCGCGCCGAGTTGCAGGCGTTGATTGCGCGCGCTGATATCGTCATCGAAGCCTCGCGTCCGCGCGCGCTGCGCCAGTTGGGTGTGGATGCCGAAGCACTGATCCGCGCGCGCCCGGATTTGACCTGGATCAGTCTCACCGGCTATGGCCGGGGTGAGCCACAGGAAAACTGGATTGCCTATGGCGACGATGCCGGTGTGGCCTCCGGCCTGAGTTTTTTGATGCGCCGCTGTTATGGCCAGCCGTGGATTGTCGGCGATGCAATTGCCGACCCATTCACCGGCCTGCACGCCGCACTGGCCGCCTGGGCAGGCTGGCGCGCGGGCGGCGGCGGCCTGCTGGCGTTATCGCTGGTGGATGTTTTGCGCCACGTCATCGGCTTTGAAGCGCCAGCCGACGCCGCTGGCTGGCGCGCGCGCGCGCAGCAATGGTCACAACTTGTTGAAAACGTTGAAACCTGCGCCCCGCACGCGCGCGCGGCCTATGGCTGCGCACCGGCGCTGAACCAGCACCGCGCGCAGGTGTGGGCGGATTGGGGCGTGGCGTGCTGATCCGCAATACCCAGCTCAACGGCCGCGCGGTTGATCTGCACATCGCGGGCGGGCGGATTGTTCAAATCGGTGCAAATCTGGCGGTGGCGGACGCCCCCGTTTGGGATGCGCGCGGAGCGCAGGTGTTGCCCGGTTTGCACGATCACCATCTGCATTTGCGCGCGCTGGCGGCGGCGCGCGCTTCGCTGCGCTGCGGGCCGCCGCAGGTGCGCACCGCCGATCAATTGGCGGCGGCGATACAAAAGGCCGCGCGCGCAGCGCCGGGGGCGTGGCTGCGCGGGATTGGCTATCACGAATCGGTTGCCGGGGAGCTGACGCGCGCGCAGCTGGATGCGTGGCTGCCCAATCAACCGCTGCGAATTCAGCATCGCAGTGGGCGGCTGTGGATTTTTAACAGCGCAGCGATTGCCGAACTCAAGCCTGAGACAACAGCGCCGCTGGACGCGCGCAGCGGGCGCTTGCTGGATGCCGATGATTGGCTGCGCGCGCGCATGGCGTCGCAGTTGCCGGATTTATCGGCCATTAGCCGCGCGCTGGCGGCGCATGGCATCACCGGCGTGACGGACACCACTCACCACAACGGCCTGGCGGCGCTGCGTGGTTTTGCCGAAGCGCGCGCGCGCGGTGAGTTGCTGCAACACGTTCGAGTGATGGGCAATGCCGAGCTGGATACGGCGGCAGATTTACCGCTGGCGCAGCGCGGCGAGCACAAGTTTCATCTGCACGACCACGACCTGCCGGACTTTGAGGCGCTGGTGGCGGCGATTGCGCGCAGCCATGCGCACGATCGCGGCGTGGCTTTTCATGCGGTGACGCGCGGTGAGCTGGTGTTTGCGCTGGCGGCGCTGACGCAGGCCGGTGCGCGCGCGCAAGACCGGATCGAGCACGCGGCGATTGTGCCGCCGGAGCTGCTGGAGCAAATCGCCGCGCTGGGGGTGACGGTGGTGACGCAGCCGCATTTCATTGCCGAACGCGGCGACGACTACTTGCGCGATGTGGACGCCGACGATCAGCCGTGGCTGTACCGCTTGCAGAGCTTGATCGACGCCGGTGTGCCGCTGGCGCTGTCCAGTGACGCGCCGTTTGGTCAGGCCGATCCCTGGGCAGGGATGCGTGCGGCGGTGCAGCGCAAAACGCCCGCCGGACAGGTAATCGGCGCAGCCGAGGCGCTCGACCGCGCGCGCGCGCTGGCCGGTTATTTGAGTCCGCTGGAAGCGCCGGGCGCGCGCGCGCGCCAGGTTGAAATCGGCGCGCGCGCGGATTTGTGCTTTGTTGAGCCGCTTGAGGGTGCCCAGCCGCAGGTGGTGCGCACTTTGATTGAAGGTGCGGTGGCGTTTAGAGCGCGCTGAAGTGTTTTTGTGGCCGCCATAAAAAATGCCGATGCTGTGTGAACGGCATCGGCATTGGGACTTGTGCAAAGGCTTACAGAATCGTCGGATTCGGCGCGTCGCCGTAAACCTCTTTGGGGTCAAAGGTTTTTTCGGCTTCGCGGTAGATCAGTTCGCGTTCGGCTTCGCCTTCGCCGGTGGGGATCGAGCGGTAGAAGCAGGAGCGGTAGCCGACGTGGCAGCTGGCGTCGCCGATCACATCAACCTTGAGCCAGATGGCGTCCTGATCGTCATCAATCCGCAGATCGACCACTTTTTGCACCAGACCGCTGGTGGCGCCTTTGTGCCACAGCACTTTGCGTGAGCGTGACCAGTAGTGGGCTTCGCCGGTGACGATGGTGCGCTTGAGCGCTTCTTCGTTCATGTAGCCGAGCATCAGCACTTCGCCGGAATGAGCGGCGGTGGTGACGCAGGGGATCAGGCCGTGTTCGTCAAACTTGGGTGCCAATTCATGGCCTTCTTCAACCTGTTCAATGGTCAGGCGGGAGAAAAAACGAACGTCGGGCTGGGCGGTTGTGCTCATAACGAAAACCAATCTTGAAAAATCAAAAGGCAAAACGGGCGGCTTTATACCATAGACGGCTAGTGGCGTGATCGTCCTGACGGTGGCGAGGCCGGTTTTTGCGGGCGATGAGGCGGGCGCGATTCGTGTGTGGGGCGGGGGTGTGCCGGGGGCGGTGCCGGCCGTGCCGGGGGTTTTTGTGTGGGTCTGGCAACGGGCATCGGCACCTTTTGCGTGCCGAGCTGCAAGATGCGCAATGGCGGCGGTGTTGCGCGCGGTGCAGGACGAGCCGGGGGTTTGTGCGCAGCTGGCGGCGGCTGTGGCGGTTTGTTGGGCGGCACCCGGTGGACATGGCCGGGTCTGGGCTTTTGGGCGGGCGGGACGCCGTAATAGCCGTTGGCGGCCTGATGCGGTGAGTCGTAGCAGGCCTGCCAGCTGCGATAGCACTGTGCATGAGGGCTGACGCCTGCCCACGGATCGCGGACGTAATAGACGCTGTCGGCGGCTGGGGCGACGCCATAAGGGACGCCGACGCAGCCGCCGAGCAGCAGTGCCAGTGAGCCCAGTAGCAGGGTGCGGAAAAAGTTTGATCTGTTCATGACGGTGATGATGCCTGTGCGGCATGAATCGAGTCTGAACCGAATGACTGTGGAGGATGGCTTATCGTTGCCGGGTGCGCGCTTCAAGCAGAACCACCCGATCACGGTCTTTGCGCTTTTTGGGGGTGGGCGCCGAGGCCACCAGACTTTGCGGGGTGTGCAGCGCGGCATCGGCAAATCCGGCGTGCTGCATCAGGGCAAGGCCAGCGGATTCGCAGGCAAAGTGAATGTGGATACGGCCCTGGACGAAGACCGACAGCGCCGTGCCAATGAGTTTTGCGGCCAGACTGTTTTGGGCATCCAGCAGATAGGCATCGGCGAGATAGGTGCCGTTGTCGAAGCGGCTCAGGGTGCGCGCGATGTTTGTCCAGACGTGCATTGCCTGTTCGGGGTTCAAATAATTCATCAACCCTTCGCTGATGATGGCAACGCCTTGTGCAGAATCGAGTTTTTCAGTCAGGGCAGCCAGTGACAGCGGGCCGCTGTCCTGCAACACGTCCACCGCGCGCAGGCGGTGATTGGGGGGCAGGCGCTGATCGGCTTCGAGCAGATCGCGCTTGGTGGCGATCATGTGCGGCAGATCGGTTTCGATGTAGCGGATCTGCTCACCATAGCGGCGCACCATGCGCAGGCCACGGCCAGAGAGCCCGGCTGCCAGTTCGATGACGGTGTGCACGCGCCCCTGCTCGATTGCGCGTTCCAGCAGGCGGTCGATGCCGACATGACGTGCCAGCAGCAGGGTGTTGAACGATTGCCCGCCGATGCTGCGCAAAAAAGTGTTGAACAGCCGATCCAGTCGGCGTCCCTGCGGTGTTGACAGGCGCGGGTCAGACAGTCCCTGGCGCACCCAGAACTGGCCGGTGGCATAGGCGGTGGGGCTGATCTTGCTGGTGGTGTGAGGCATGGCGGATGGCGGGCGTTATAGCAAGGGGTTCTCAAGTGCGCGCGCGCAGGCGGCGGGTTTTGAGCGTGCCGCGCATGTTGCCCACCATGTTCCAGGCCAGCGAGGCCAGGCCGGATTCGTTGGGGCAGGGCGGCTTGCCCCGGCCAATGCGCTTGAGCTGACGCGAGTACCACATCACTTCCATCAGGCCGCCCTTATCGACAAAGGGGATGCCGGTCTTGATCTGCTGGCGAACCTGGTGGCGGCTGTCTTGCCCGGCCAGCCAGCGCAGCGGCGCGTCCGGTTCAATCGCCAGCTGGCGCGCAACACCCACCACATCCAGCGCGCCTGATGCCAGCGCAGCATTCATGCCGTGCGGGGTGCGAAAACCGCCGGTGACCATCAGCGGTGTTTTGACGCGCGCGCGCAGTTTTTCGGCAAAGCTCAAAAAGTAGGCTTCACGCTGGCGCGTGGATTCGCGTTGGCCGGGCTGGATGCCGGTCATTTGCGGCGCTTCATAGGTGCCGCCGGAGATTTCGATCAGGTCGATGCCGGCATCGGCCAGTGCCTGCATCACCTCCAGCGATTCGGCTTCTTCAAAGCCGCCGCGTTGAAAGTCGGCAGAGTTGAGTTTGATGCCAATGGGAAAATCCGCGCCCACCGCCGCGCGCATCGCCGCCAGGACTTCGAGGACGAAGCGGCGCCGGTTTTCGGCACTGCCGCCCCATTGATCGGTGCGCTGATTGGTCAGCGGCGACAAGAACTGGCTGATCAGATACCCGTGTGCGCCGTGGATTTGCACGCCGGTGAAACCGGCCTGTTTGCACAGTGCAGCGGCGCGCGCAAAACGCGCGATCAGATCGTTGATTTCGGCCTCGGTCAGCGCGCGTGGGGTGCCAAACATCATTTGCATGTCGGCACGAAACGGCACTGCTGACGGCGCCACGGTTTCGGCATTCAGGCCCTTGGGCGATTGGCGGCCGGGATGGTTGAGCTGCATCCAGCACTGCGCGCCGTTTTGGGTGGCGGCGCGTGCCCATTGCTGCAGCAGCGGCATATCGCGTTCGTCTTCGAGCGCCACGTTGCCCGGTTCGCCGAGCGCGCGGCGGTCGATCATGACGTTGCCGGTGATGATCAGGCCGGTGCCGCCCTGACCCCAGGCCTGGTAAAGCTGCACCAGCGCAGGGGTGACGCGGTTGTC
This region includes:
- a CDS encoding CoA transferase, whose amino-acid sequence is MTLSLPPEHSARRYAQALLSSLGSARAPSVPPQHPAVAAAHCGLLALSGDENAASQLCPAPLAAAADGVLAALKALAPDHQLADVRGAQLITERAAIFAHQRRGRVSAGGSCRVLDCKDGAIAVNLARDDDWDLLPAWLQREVPQNWEALTQAARDFIMHDLVEDGRLLGLAVAPVVPPPSRPPPWCAGALPQIKAEPRARAPRVLDLSSLWAGPLCSHLLLRCGADVVKLESTQRPDGARRGPPDFFALMNAGKRSVALDFASRQGRAELQALIARADIVIEASRPRALRQLGVDAEALIRARPDLTWISLTGYGRGEPQENWIAYGDDAGVASGLSFLMRRCYGQPWIVGDAIADPFTGLHAALAAWAGWRAGGGGLLALSLVDVLRHVIGFEAPADAAGWRARAQQWSQLVENVETCAPHARAAYGCAPALNQHRAQVWADWGVAC
- a CDS encoding amidohydrolase family protein, coding for MLIRNTQLNGRAVDLHIAGGRIVQIGANLAVADAPVWDARGAQVLPGLHDHHLHLRALAAARASLRCGPPQVRTADQLAAAIQKAARAAPGAWLRGIGYHESVAGELTRAQLDAWLPNQPLRIQHRSGRLWIFNSAAIAELKPETTAPLDARSGRLLDADDWLRARMASQLPDLSAISRALAAHGITGVTDTTHHNGLAALRGFAEARARGELLQHVRVMGNAELDTAADLPLAQRGEHKFHLHDHDLPDFEALVAAIARSHAHDRGVAFHAVTRGELVFALAALTQAGARAQDRIEHAAIVPPELLEQIAALGVTVVTQPHFIAERGDDYLRDVDADDQPWLYRLQSLIDAGVPLALSSDAPFGQADPWAGMRAAVQRKTPAGQVIGAAEALDRARALAGYLSPLEAPGARARQVEIGARADLCFVEPLEGAQPQVVRTLIEGAVAFRAR
- the hisI gene encoding phosphoribosyl-AMP cyclohydrolase, giving the protein MSTTAQPDVRFFSRLTIEQVEEGHELAPKFDEHGLIPCVTTAAHSGEVLMLGYMNEEALKRTIVTGEAHYWSRSRKVLWHKGATSGLVQKVVDLRIDDDQDAIWLKVDVIGDASCHVGYRSCFYRSIPTGEGEAERELIYREAEKTFDPKEVYGDAPNPTIL
- a CDS encoding class I SAM-dependent methyltransferase, with the translated sequence MPHTTSKISPTAYATGQFWVRQGLSDPRLSTPQGRRLDRLFNTFLRSIGGQSFNTLLLARHVGIDRLLERAIEQGRVHTVIELAAGLSGRGLRMVRRYGEQIRYIETDLPHMIATKRDLLEADQRLPPNHRLRAVDVLQDSGPLSLAALTEKLDSAQGVAIISEGLMNYLNPEQAMHVWTNIARTLSRFDNGTYLADAYLLDAQNSLAAKLIGTALSVFVQGRIHIHFACESAGLALMQHAGFADAALHTPQSLVASAPTPKKRKDRDRVVLLEARTRQR
- a CDS encoding NADH:flavin oxidoreductase/NADH oxidase family protein, translating into MSDSLLAQALTLGNGSVLPNRIAKSAMSEGMGTMDNRVTPALVQLYQAWGQGGTGLIITGNVMIDRRALGEPGNVALEDERDMPLLQQWARAATQNGAQCWMQLNHPGRQSPKGLNAETVAPSAVPFRADMQMMFGTPRALTEAEINDLIARFARAAALCKQAGFTGVQIHGAHGYLISQFLSPLTNQRTDQWGGSAENRRRFVLEVLAAMRAAVGADFPIGIKLNSADFQRGGFEEAESLEVMQALADAGIDLIEISGGTYEAPQMTGIQPGQRESTRQREAYFLSFAEKLRARVKTPLMVTGGFRTPHGMNAALASGALDVVGVARQLAIEPDAPLRWLAGQDSRHQVRQQIKTGIPFVDKGGLMEVMWYSRQLKRIGRGKPPCPNESGLASLAWNMVGNMRGTLKTRRLRART